Proteins encoded by one window of Dokdonella sp.:
- the yidD gene encoding membrane protein insertion efficiency factor YidD produces the protein MSRLILVPIAFYKRWISPLLGQRCRFHPSCSDYTRVAVARFGAWRGCWLGAARIARCHPLCDGGHDPVPVEFRWLPRREQPTSNEGPP, from the coding sequence GTGTCCCGCCTGATTCTCGTCCCGATCGCCTTCTACAAGCGCTGGATCAGCCCATTGCTCGGGCAGCGTTGCCGTTTCCATCCGAGCTGTTCGGATTACACGCGGGTCGCCGTCGCGCGCTTCGGTGCATGGCGCGGCTGCTGGCTCGGTGCGGCGCGCATCGCGCGCTGTCATCCGCTGTGCGATGGCGGCCACGATCCGGTCCCCGTCGAATTCCGCTGGCTGCCCCGCCGCGAACAGCCAACATCCAACGAAGGCCCGCCATGA